From Pseudomonas sp. AN-1:
CAAGCTGGTGGCGATGACCGGCGACGGCACCAACGACGCGCCGGCGCTGGCTCAGGCCGACGTGGCGGTGGCGATGAACACCGGCACCCAGGCCGCCAAGGAGGCGGGCAACATGGTCGACCTGGACAGCAACCCGACCAAGCTGATCGAGATCGTCGAAACCGGCAAGCAGATGCTGATGACCCGCGGCTCGCTGACCACCTTCAGCGTCGCCAACGACCTGGCCAAGTACTTCGCCATCATCCCGGCCGCCTTCGTCGGCACCTACCCGCAGTTGGCGGCGCTCAACGTGATGGGCCTGAGCACGCCGACCTCGGCGATCCTCTCGGCGGTGATCTTCAACGCGCTGATCATAGTCGCGCTGATCCCGCTGGCCCTCAAGGGCGTGCCCTATCGCGCGGTGGGCGCCGCCGCCCTGCTGCGCCGCAACCTGCTGATCTACGGCCTCGGCGGAGTGCTCGTGCCCTTCGTCGGCATCAAGGTCATCGACCTGGCCCTGACCGCCGTCGGCCTGGCCTGACCAAAGGAGTCCACCATGTCCCATCCGCATCTCGCCTCCCAACCCGAGCTCACGACCGGCACCCAGGCCGCGGCGAGCGAGGGCCTGCTGCGCCCGGCGCTGACCCTGTTCATCCTGCTCACGCTGCTGACCGGGCTGCTCTACCCGCTGGCCGTCACCGGCATCGCCCAGCAGGCGTTCCCGGCGGCCGCCAACGGCAGCCTGATCGTGCGCGACGGCAAGGTGCTCGGCTCGCCGCTGATCGGCCAGGCCTTCAGCGCCCCCCGCTACTTCTGGGGCCGCCCCTCGGCGACCGCGCCGACGGCCTACAACGCCAGCGCCTCCGGCGGCTCCAACCTCGGCCCACTCAATCCAGCGCTGGCCGAAGCCGTCGCCGCGCGCGTTTCCGCCCTGCGCGCCGCCGACCCCGGCAACAACGCGCCGGTGCCGGTGGACCTGGTCACCGCCTCGGCCAGCGGCCTCGACCCACACATCAGCCGCGCCGCGGCCGACTATCAACTGGCCCGCGTCGCCAGGGCGCGCGGCCTGTCGGAGGAGTTGGTGCGCACGCTGCTGGAGCAGCATACCGAGGGCCGCTGGCTGGGCTTTCTCGGCGAGCCGCGGGTCAACGTGCTGCTGCTGAACCTGGCGCTCGATGCCCAGACGGGGAACTGAGCGCATGCCGATGCCCGACGACCAGCGCCCCGACCCGGACGCTCTGCTGCAACGCCTGCGCGAGGAGGAGGCCGAGGCTCGCCGCGGGCGGCTGAAGATCTTCTTCGGCGCCTCGGCCGGGGTAGGCAAGACCTACGCGATGCTGGCGGCCGCGCAGGCCGCCCTGGCCCAGGGCACGCCGCTGGTCGTCGGCCTGGTGGAGACCCACGGCCGCGCCGAGACCGAGGCCCTGGTGCACGGCCTGCCGCGCCTGCCGCTGAAGAAGGTGCACTACCGCGAGCGTATCCTGCAGGAGTTCGACCTCGACGCCGCGCTGGCCTTCGGTTCCGCGCATCCCGGCGCCCTGCTGCTGGTCGACGAGTTGGCCCACAGCAACGCGCCCGGCTCGCGCCATCCCAAGCGCTGGCAGGACGTCGAGGAGCTGCTCGCCGCCGGCGTCGACGTGTGGACGACGATGAACGTGCAGCATCTGGAAAGCCTCAACGACATCGTCAGCGGCATCACCGGCATCCGCGTCTGGGAAACGGTGCCCGACCGCCTGTTCGACGCGGCGGACGAAGTGGTGGTGGTCGACCTGCCGCC
This genomic window contains:
- the kdpC gene encoding potassium-transporting ATPase subunit KdpC, which gives rise to MSHPHLASQPELTTGTQAAASEGLLRPALTLFILLTLLTGLLYPLAVTGIAQQAFPAAANGSLIVRDGKVLGSPLIGQAFSAPRYFWGRPSATAPTAYNASASGGSNLGPLNPALAEAVAARVSALRAADPGNNAPVPVDLVTASASGLDPHISRAAADYQLARVARARGLSEELVRTLLEQHTEGRWLGFLGEPRVNVLLLNLALDAQTGN